In a single window of the Ruminococcus albus 7 = DSM 20455 genome:
- a CDS encoding IS256 family transposase, whose amino-acid sequence MSRRRRNETEEQRARRELISDFLSAANIQSMDDIQELFKEALAGFMEGSLESELDSELGYEPYDVKNKATDNSRNGHSKKTLRTSMGKVDIEVPRDRNGEFEPKILPKNQTSISQDMENKIISMYAKGMSTSDIEDHIRDIYGLEISDTTVSRITDKVLPAAKEWQQRPLESIYAVVFLDAIHYHVRSEGQIIKKAVYIAIGVNMDGRKDVLGMWVGENESAKFWAGVLNSLRNRGVDDILIACTDNLTGFSQAIEAVFPKTDIQNCIIHQLRNSSKYVSYKDIKALMTDLKKVYTAATEEAALDALDEFAAVWDSKYPKISKSWYENWPNLSTYFKFPQELRKLIYTTNAIEGFNRQLRKVTKTKSVFPTDDSLFKMLYLAMKDITKKWTGRRQDWSSIYAQLVIYYGDRIPE is encoded by the coding sequence ATGAGCAGAAGACGAAGAAATGAAACAGAAGAGCAGCGAGCAAGAAGAGAGCTAATAAGTGATTTTCTTTCGGCAGCGAATATTCAGAGCATGGACGATATTCAGGAACTTTTCAAGGAGGCACTTGCCGGATTTATGGAAGGTAGCCTTGAATCAGAGCTTGATTCCGAGCTTGGATACGAGCCGTATGACGTTAAGAACAAGGCTACCGACAACAGTCGTAACGGTCACAGCAAGAAAACTCTTCGTACCAGTATGGGTAAGGTTGATATTGAAGTTCCTCGTGACAGAAACGGCGAATTCGAGCCTAAGATACTGCCCAAGAATCAGACAAGCATATCTCAGGATATGGAGAACAAGATCATCTCAATGTATGCCAAAGGTATGTCAACGTCTGATATTGAGGATCATATTCGTGACATTTACGGTCTTGAGATATCCGATACTACTGTCAGCCGCATAACCGATAAAGTGCTTCCCGCAGCCAAGGAATGGCAGCAAAGACCACTTGAAAGCATCTATGCAGTCGTATTTCTTGATGCTATCCACTACCACGTTCGCAGCGAGGGACAGATCATCAAAAAGGCTGTCTACATAGCGATAGGCGTTAATATGGACGGCAGGAAGGACGTTCTCGGTATGTGGGTAGGCGAAAATGAAAGTGCCAAATTCTGGGCAGGCGTTCTGAATAGTCTGCGTAACAGAGGCGTTGATGATATTCTTATCGCCTGCACTGATAACCTGACAGGTTTTTCTCAGGCGATAGAGGCTGTATTTCCGAAAACTGATATCCAGAACTGTATCATTCATCAGCTCAGGAATTCAAGCAAATATGTCTCCTACAAGGATATCAAGGCGCTTATGACCGACCTGAAAAAGGTCTATACTGCCGCCACTGAAGAAGCTGCTCTGGACGCTCTGGACGAATTTGCCGCTGTCTGGGACAGCAAATATCCCAAGATCTCAAAGTCATGGTACGAAAACTGGCCTAATCTCAGCACATATTTCAAGTTCCCGCAGGAGCTTCGGAAGCTGATCTATACCACCAATGCAATCGAAGGATTCAACCGTCAGCTTAGGAAAGTGACCAAAACAAAATCCGTATTTCCTACAGATGACAGCCTTTTCAAGATGCTGTATCTGGCTATGAAGGACATCACGAAAAAGTGGACTGGGCGTCGTCAGGACTGGAGCAGTATCTATGCTCAGCTTGTGATCTATTACGGAGACAGAATACCCGAATAA
- a CDS encoding tyrosine-type recombinase/integrase, whose translation MLFEKQNNNTVEEYMTKWLINTKRPSLKRSSYDRVEQSLNYQIFPAIGKIKLKKLTADDIQMMLNNLSERSSYSTTKKAYVNLKSCLDLAVLKGDIKKNPILSVVLPKNNKSDETVVYYSPEQARAIAAEAISTYNNGSFKYRYGYFIVFMLNTGLRVGEALALSWSDVDFTNKIVYVHNSVSSVKTRGDSSMKYEKIVNSPKSRNSVRYVPLNKTALDALVKIHAIMGDNDRIVATENGLLVDPSAIHRTMSRVLKNCGINGKKDIVHALRHTFATLLLRQGTDIKVVSES comes from the coding sequence ATGTTATTCGAGAAACAGAACAACAACACAGTCGAGGAGTACATGACAAAATGGCTTATTAATACTAAACGCCCATCATTAAAGCGTTCTTCGTATGATAGGGTAGAACAAAGTCTAAATTATCAGATCTTCCCGGCTATAGGCAAAATAAAGTTAAAGAAACTGACTGCTGATGATATTCAAATGATGTTGAACAATCTTTCAGAACGTTCTTCTTATAGTACAACTAAAAAAGCATACGTTAATCTGAAGAGTTGTCTTGATCTTGCGGTTTTAAAAGGGGATATAAAGAAGAATCCTATACTTTCGGTTGTTCTTCCCAAAAATAATAAATCTGATGAAACGGTAGTATATTACTCTCCCGAACAGGCGAGGGCGATTGCTGCCGAAGCTATTTCAACTTATAATAATGGCAGTTTTAAGTATAGGTACGGTTATTTCATCGTGTTTATGCTAAATACCGGTCTGCGTGTTGGGGAGGCTCTTGCACTTAGTTGGTCTGATGTAGATTTTACAAATAAAATAGTTTACGTACATAACAGCGTTTCGTCGGTAAAAACAAGAGGGGACAGCAGCATGAAGTATGAAAAGATAGTAAATTCTCCCAAATCACGAAATTCTGTTCGTTATGTTCCACTCAATAAAACAGCACTTGATGCTTTAGTAAAGATACACGCTATAATGGGTGATAATGATAGGATAGTTGCCACGGAGAATGGTCTGTTAGTTGATCCAAGCGCTATTCATCGCACTATGTCGCGAGTCCTTAAAAACTGCGGAATCAACGGTAAGAAAGACATTGTTCACGCTCTACGCCATACATTCGCAACGCTATTGCTCAGACAAGGGACTGATATTAAGGTCGTTTCCGAATCCTGA